The Limnospira fusiformis SAG 85.79 genomic interval CCTTACTGGGACATCATTTGTCAGGAGATGTCCGCATGGTTGTCGTTGCCCACAAAGACCGATTGGCAATATGGGGATTTGACTGGTTTCGATGGCTCTGTGAGTAAAACAGGTGCTCACTCATGGTTCTCAACCAGACAAGTCTCAGTCCAGAACCAGAAATGGTTGAGGACATCCTCGCCCTCCTCCACTGCTTTAGCTCCAGATTATACGGACGGAGTAAATACAAAACTCAGGTCAAAGAAGATCCGGATTTACCCCAGCCCCGAGCTAAATCAAGTCTGGCGTAAATGGCTGGCCGCTTGTCGGTATTGCTACAACCAAGCAATTGCATTATCCCGGAGTGGTAAACGACTAAGCAAGTTAAAGTTACGCTGCGGAAGTGATGCAGAGTGACTTACCCGAATGGGTCAAAGAAACACCCTGCCACATTCGGCAAAATGCCATCTTTGATGCCTATCTCGCCTTTTCAGCCAGTCCTGGCGCAAGGTTTAGGAGCTGTCGGGATAGTTCTCAAGCCATCAAGTTTAACGATGCTAATTTCTCTTCAGGGAGTTGGTATCCAAGACTAACGAAAGGATTAACTTTCATGGTTTCCGAACCCATCCCTAAAACTTGCGGGCAAGGGACTCAGTTGGTGTTTACCAAAGGTCGATGGTTGGCGATTTTCCCTGAGCCAGTTGCCGTTACCCCAACTGAAGCTACTGGCGTAATTGCATTAGACCCGGGTGTGCGAACTTTCATAACTGGGTTTGATGGTTCACGATTTCTGGAATTGGGCTCCGGGGATATTGGAGGCATTACTAGGCTATGTCAACATTTGGATGATTTGATGAGCCGAATCGCCAAGGAACCCTGTCGTTCAAGAAGGCGACGGATGAGGCAAGCGGCTCAACGAATGAGAACCAAAATCCGCAATCTAGTTGATGAAGCCCACAAACAAATTGCTCATTACTTGACTAATGACTACAGCATAATTTTTCTGCCCACCTTCGAGACTTCCAACATGGTTGCCAAGGTGAAGCGGAAAATCAAATCCAAGACTGCCCGCGCCATGCTGACATGGGCGCATTATCGATTCAAACTAACCCTGAGACATCAAGGGGAAATAACTGGAACCACAGTTGTAGATGTGACCGAAGAATACACCAGCAAAACCTGTACTCACTGTGGTCATGTGCATTCCCAGCTAGGTGGCTCAAAAGTGTTCCGATGTCCGGAGTGTGGGTTCACTCTACCCAGGGACTGGAACGGTGCTTTTGGAATCTTTCTAAAAGCTTTGCGGGATACCGCCTCTGTTACCTTAACGGGTAATAGTGCTATCGTCGCATTGTCAGGCAATAGCCGGATAAATGTCGCGTAAATGTATAGCATTAGTCAAGGTGGTTAGGACGCAGCTTTGAGAACGGAATCCATGGCATCATGGAGAGAATCAAACTGCTCACGTGCAGTGGCGAATACGGGCTTTCAGCCACGACCAACATTTCTCTATCTTGTTGAGGTCTGGCGAATAAGGCGGAAGATAGAGTAAACGGCATTGAGCTGCCTCCACCAGTTCAGCAATCCGTCCCCCTTTATGAAACGTTGCATTGTCCAATACTAGAGTCTGACCTGGCTTCAATGTTGGAATTAAGATGAACTCCAACCACAACTCAAACACTGTCCGATTACAACAACCCTCAAAGCTAAAGGGAGCTAAGAGTTGTTGATGACACCATGCGGCTATCATACTTACCCTGCCCTGCCTCTTCCCTGATTTGATATCAAGTTCGCTTAATCGGTTATAATATCAGTGACCAATGCCAAACTTGCGTTATGCCCAGACGAATTAGTATAGCTCCCCACTTATAGCATTAGTCAAGGTGGTTAGGACGCAGCTTTGAGAACGGAATCCATGGCATCATGGAGAGAATCAAACTGCTCACGTGCAGTGGCGAATACGGGCTTTCAGCCACGACCAACATTTCTCTATCTTGTTGAGGTCTGGCGAATAAGGCGGAAGATAGAGTAAACGGCATTGAGCTGCCTCCACCAGTTCAGCAATCCGTCCCCCTTTATGAAACGTTGCATTGTCCAATACTAGAGTCTGACCTGGCTTCAATGTTGGAATTAAGATGAACTCCAACCACAACTCAAACACTGTCCGATTACAACAACCCTCAAAGCTAAAGGGAGCTAAGAGTTGTTGATGACACCATGCGGCTATCATACTTACCCTGCCCTGCCTCTTCCCTGATTTGAGTGCATGGAAGCGTTTTCCTTCCTCGCAGTAACCATAAGGGTAATCCGAGTCCTGACTATTCATGCCGGCTTCATCGAGGTAGACCACTTCTTCCGGCTCCATCTGTTCAATCTGAGCCATAAACTCCTCTCGCTGTTGCTCATCACGTTCTTGGTAGCCGTAAGTTTTTTTCTGGTGAAGCCAATTTTCTTCAAGGCTCTGGATATGGTGCGAGGAGAGATGTCGTCATCCCAAAGTTCAGCCATTTGAGCTGCTGTTTTGTCGCCATGCTCTTGGGCAAAAGCCTTGAATTTTTGCCAGTCGGTAATTTTGTGGTTATTGCCAGGTCGGTGATGAGGTTTAGGGAGGAAGTCTCCGGTCTGTGCTTTTCTTTGCAGCCAGAGATTAATGGTGTTCCGGCTGACATGGAAAACTTGACTGGCTTCTGTTTTGGGCATACCGTCTAGTTCAATGGCATCAATAACTTTTTGTCTGAGGTCGTAACTATAGGGGGCTGGCATTTTTGGTCTTCTTAGTCATCTCGTCCTCTCCATTATACGTCCTAAGTATTCTGTCTTGTGCTATAGATGTGACGGAAGAATACACCAGCAAAATCTGTACTCACTGTGGTCATGTGCATTCCCAGCTAGGTGGCTCAAAAGTGTTCCGATGTCCGGAGTGTGGGTTTACTCTACCCAGGGACTGGAACGGTGCTTTTGGAATCTTTCTAAAAGCTTTGCGGGATACCGCCTCTGTTACCTTAACGGGTAATAGTGCTATCGTCGCATTGTCAGGCAATAGCCGGATAAATGTCGCGTAAATGTATCAGAATCAATCCATCGTTTGGGAAGATCTCAATGTGTCTGGGATGCTGAAAAACCGAAAGCTCAGTAGAGCTATTAGCTGGCAGGGTTGGCGGGAATTCAGGGTTTTGGTTAAGGCTAAATCTGAAAAGTTTGGTCGTCAGTTTAACGTCATCAATCGCTGGGAACCCACAAGTCAAATTGGTTCTGGCTGTGGGTTCCGATGGGGCCAGCTTGATCTCTCTGTCCGTTCAGTGCTTTGCATCAATTGCGGGGCCCAACAGGATAGAGATGAAAATGCAGCCCGAAATATAGAAATGGTCGGCATGGGGCATCGGCACGACCTTAAATGGACACAGAGGGAAGATAAGACTGGCTTGCAAGCACATCGAGCGCGAAGTGTCAAGAATCACCGTAGCTTCAGCCCGGTGAGTATGTCAACTAAAACCCAATTTTGAATTAGGTTGTTGACCTGTTCGGGTATTTCATCATGGGGACAGTGACCAGCATTTAAAAAATATTCCGTCAGTTGGGGGTAATATTCACGAAAGCGATCGCTTCTCGCGCGACAGTTCATCCAAGGATCTCCTTCTCCCCATAACATCAACAGTGGACAGCGAAGACGCGATAATAAAACATCTACCGGATCTCCCTGACGACTCTTAAACACCGATGCAAATACCTTAGCCGCGCCGGGAGTGCAGGAAGGACGATATATTTCCTCCACCAGGCGATCGGTAACAGCACTTTGATCCAAATAAACTTTTTGCAGAGTTTTCCGAATTACTGAACGTCGCCTAGTCCATTGGAAAACCAAAAAAGTCGTCCAGTCCTGAATTAGGAGTGATCGCATCATTCTCGAGGTCTTTTGTTTCCAGGTAGGCGGTTCTATCTTAGTCTGAGTATCCGAAAACGGACCCGCACTATTCAATAAAATCAACCCCGCCACCCCATCAGGATAATCCGCCGCCACGCACAGACTAGCATAACCCCCCAACGAATTACCCGCCAAAACCGTTGGCCGTCCGATCACCTCGGTCATAAAATCATGAAGCTGATCGCGCCACAACTGTCCAGTATATTCCCAATCAGGTTTAGCCGATCGCCCAAACCCTAACAAATCAATAGCCCACACATCAAACTCAGAACTTAATCCCTCAATATTCTTGCGCCAGTGGTCTGTCGATGCACCGAACCCATGCACCAACAATAAAGAGGGGCGTTGGTCAACCTTTGTCGTTGCCACATCCTCACCCGCTGAACCTTCTCTGACATAATAAATCAATTGATCGCGCCACTTCCAATAAGTCCCCTCATAGGAGTTCGAGTCAGTTACTAAAGTAGTTTGCATTTTACTTAAATTCGTTAATTTTATTGGATGTTATACAGCAAAGATTGATTAATAACCACTTATTGATTCTCTCCAGGTAATCCACGCCAAGGCTGGTATTCTTCCAAATCAATCTCATCAAGAGTTGGTCCCTCTGAAGGCTCAACCGTCATATTTGGATGTTGCACCACACAAGCCAGA includes:
- a CDS encoding helix-turn-helix domain-containing protein yields the protein MYPSPELNQVWRKWLAACRYCYNQAIALSRSGKRLSKLKLRCGSDAE
- a CDS encoding RNA-guided endonuclease InsQ/TnpB family protein, whose product is MQSDLPEWVKETPCHIRQNAIFDAYLAFSASPGARFRSCRDSSQAIKFNDANFSSGSWYPRLTKGLTFMVSEPIPKTCGQGTQLVFTKGRWLAIFPEPVAVTPTEATGVIALDPGVRTFITGFDGSRFLELGSGDIGGITRLCQHLDDLMSRIAKEPCRSRRRRMRQAAQRMRTKIRNLVDEAHKQIAHYLTNDYSIIFLPTFETSNMVAKVKRKIKSKTARAMLTWAHYRFKLTLRHQGEITGTTVVDVTEEYTSKTCTHCGHVHSQLGGSKVFRCPECGFTLPRDWNGAFGIFLKALRDTASVTLTGNSAIVALSGNSRINVA
- a CDS encoding transposase; the protein is MLKNRKLSRAISWQGWREFRVLVKAKSEKFGRQFNVINRWEPTSQIGSGCGFRWGQLDLSVRSVLCINCGAQQDRDENAARNIEMVGMGHRHDLKWTQREDKTGLQAHRARSVKNHRSFSPVSMSTKTQF
- a CDS encoding alpha/beta fold hydrolase, encoding MQTTLVTDSNSYEGTYWKWRDQLIYYVREGSAGEDVATTKVDQRPSLLLVHGFGASTDHWRKNIEGLSSEFDVWAIDLLGFGRSAKPDWEYTGQLWRDQLHDFMTEVIGRPTVLAGNSLGGYASLCVAADYPDGVAGLILLNSAGPFSDTQTKIEPPTWKQKTSRMMRSLLIQDWTTFLVFQWTRRRSVIRKTLQKVYLDQSAVTDRLVEEIYRPSCTPGAAKVFASVFKSRQGDPVDVLLSRLRCPLLMLWGEGDPWMNCRARSDRFREYYPQLTEYFLNAGHCPHDEIPEQVNNLIQNWVLVDILTGLKLR